One genomic segment of Virgibacillus doumboii includes these proteins:
- a CDS encoding SDR family oxidoreductase — protein sequence MKVLVIGANGQIGQHLVDLLQNSDEHKLRAMVRKEEQRDALQEKGVEAVLADLEGSVEAIAEAAKGCDAVVFTAGSGGSTGADKTLLVDLDGAIKSVEAAEKAGVDRFVMVSGYQANNRENWNEKIKHYYVAKHYADETLKNSSLNYTILRPGGLLNEPGTGKIAAAEQLQPGSIPREDVARTIVAALNEEKTYKQSFDLMSGETEIDDVLKNIG from the coding sequence ATGAAAGTATTAGTAATCGGTGCAAATGGACAAATTGGACAGCATCTCGTTGATTTACTGCAAAATAGTGATGAACATAAATTACGGGCAATGGTTCGGAAAGAAGAACAGAGAGATGCACTTCAGGAAAAAGGCGTTGAAGCGGTTTTAGCGGATCTGGAAGGAAGTGTGGAAGCTATTGCTGAAGCAGCAAAGGGCTGTGATGCGGTGGTATTCACAGCCGGATCGGGTGGAAGTACCGGCGCAGACAAAACACTGCTGGTCGACTTGGACGGTGCCATTAAATCGGTCGAAGCAGCGGAAAAAGCAGGTGTGGACCGTTTCGTCATGGTGAGCGGCTATCAGGCCAACAACCGCGAAAATTGGAATGAAAAAATTAAGCATTATTATGTTGCCAAGCATTACGCTGATGAAACACTCAAAAACAGCAGTCTGAATTACACTATACTTCGGCCGGGCGGTTTGTTAAATGAGCCCGGTACAGGAAAAATTGCAGCCGCTGAACAACTGCAGCCAGGATCAATTCCACGTGAAGATGTTGCACGCACCATTGTTGCTGCACTCAACGAAGAAAAAACGTACAAACAGTCATTCGATCTTATGTCAGGTGAAACAGAAATCGATGACGTACTTAAAAATATAGGGTAG
- a CDS encoding DUF3169 family protein → MNFSEVNYAGAITVISLIAISIILTAMSIFRFQKIKSLNTQNFNGDEEDEVEDKKYRMFADYSLYANSSFVFSILALSSRLITNQNLFMTIASIISIIITFFLIRYMANLMKQMYPEHNMPSSSDPDHVLDLADDGEKHVILDGLYKSQGLLNFSLITAIILSTIYSIGQENPQTFSIILMAIVLLVVNGKYLLVVRNK, encoded by the coding sequence ATGAACTTTTCTGAGGTGAATTATGCTGGAGCGATTACTGTAATCAGCTTAATTGCAATTTCTATCATTCTAACAGCTATGAGTATTTTTCGGTTTCAGAAGATTAAATCGTTAAACACACAAAACTTTAACGGCGATGAAGAAGATGAGGTTGAAGATAAAAAGTATAGAATGTTTGCTGATTATTCATTATATGCTAATTCCAGTTTTGTTTTTTCTATTCTTGCACTTAGTTCACGTCTTATTACAAATCAGAACTTATTTATGACGATTGCATCAATAATCTCAATCATAATAACCTTTTTCCTAATCCGTTATATGGCTAATTTAATGAAACAAATGTATCCGGAGCATAATATGCCAAGTAGTTCCGACCCTGATCATGTACTCGATCTTGCAGATGATGGTGAAAAACACGTCATTTTAGATGGACTGTATAAATCACAGGGTTTATTAAATTTTTCTCTTATCACTGCTATTATACTATCTACAATCTACTCCATTGGCCAAGAAAATCCACAAACCTTTTCCATTATCCTTATGGCGATTGTATTGTTAGTTGTTAATGGTAAATATCTGTTAGTGGTTCGCAATAAATAA
- a CDS encoding helix-turn-helix transcriptional regulator gives MKSRLKELRARDGYNQTQLAKLAKISRQTISLIEREEYMPSLLIAVRIARIFNEPVENVFRFEEEEL, from the coding sequence TTGAAAAGTCGCTTGAAGGAGCTTCGGGCACGTGATGGCTATAACCAAACCCAGCTCGCGAAGCTCGCAAAGATATCCAGGCAAACAATAAGCTTGATTGAACGCGAAGAGTATATGCCTTCACTGCTTATCGCTGTTCGTATTGCACGTATATTTAATGAACCTGTTGAAAATGTATTCCGCTTTGAAGAGGAGGAGTTATAA
- a CDS encoding sporulation protein, producing the protein MLKKWLASVGIGSAKVDTQLENDRLVPGEEVSGKIVIEGGNTEQQVDQLNLFLMTEAVREVNDRKVHEDVKLDSFTVGDSFTIGEGEKKEIDFSFTLPVHTPPTIGRTKVWVQTGMDVPNAIDPKDRDFVQVEPHRNMNTVLEALTNKLGFRLRKVEMEYSKRYRYVQEFEFLPGNEFRRDLDELEAMFFMQKGRVELVLQVDRRAKGLGGLFAEALEMDESFVRVSFTDSEVNQGVHSVADKLRRTIQQFS; encoded by the coding sequence ATGTTAAAAAAATGGCTTGCAAGTGTAGGAATCGGAAGTGCGAAAGTTGATACACAGCTGGAAAATGACCGGCTTGTACCAGGAGAAGAAGTCAGTGGAAAAATTGTTATTGAAGGTGGCAATACCGAGCAGCAGGTAGACCAGCTTAATTTATTTTTGATGACCGAAGCGGTTCGTGAAGTAAATGACAGAAAAGTGCATGAAGATGTGAAGCTGGATTCTTTTACCGTTGGTGATTCATTTACAATCGGTGAAGGTGAAAAGAAGGAAATTGACTTCAGCTTCACCCTTCCCGTGCATACCCCTCCTACAATAGGAAGAACGAAGGTATGGGTTCAGACAGGTATGGATGTTCCAAATGCAATCGACCCAAAAGACAGAGACTTTGTCCAGGTTGAGCCGCACCGGAATATGAACACCGTCCTGGAAGCATTAACAAATAAGCTTGGCTTCCGTTTGCGTAAAGTGGAGATGGAATATTCCAAACGGTATCGCTACGTTCAGGAGTTTGAATTCCTGCCGGGAAACGAATTCCGCCGTGATTTGGATGAACTGGAAGCAATGTTTTTTATGCAAAAGGGCCGTGTTGAACTCGTCCTTCAGGTTGACCGCCGTGCAAAAGGACTTGGCGGACTGTTTGCCGAAGCACTGGAAATGGACGAAAGCTTTGTACGCGTTTCATTTACAGATTCGGAAGTAAATCAAGGTGTCCATTCAGTGGCAGATAAGCTCAGAAGAACCATACAACAGTTCAGTTAA
- a CDS encoding VOC family protein produces MNSPIKNKINTIFVHVSDLEQSVKWYSQLLGQEYDLSKVARPVYNMQINHHTGLTLDAGPEGNVKQQNNSSYPLFNFHTDDINESYQYVSELGYAIEADIVEFDDFAFFTVHDPDGNIIMICTG; encoded by the coding sequence ATGAACAGCCCGATTAAGAACAAGATTAATACGATTTTTGTACATGTAAGTGATCTGGAGCAATCTGTTAAATGGTATTCGCAATTACTCGGTCAGGAGTATGATTTATCAAAGGTGGCAAGGCCGGTTTATAATATGCAAATAAATCACCATACAGGACTGACATTGGACGCCGGACCCGAGGGTAATGTCAAACAGCAAAATAATTCTTCTTACCCTTTGTTTAACTTTCATACGGATGATATTAACGAGTCGTATCAATACGTGAGCGAGCTCGGTTATGCTATCGAAGCGGACATTGTGGAGTTTGATGATTTTGCTTTTTTCACCGTTCACGATCCGGATGGAAATATCATCATGATTTGCACAGGTTAA
- a CDS encoding lysine N(6)-hydroxylase/L-ornithine N(5)-oxygenase family protein — translation MPDKLYDVIGIGIGPYNLGLAALLDMTHELDGLFFDKTPTFEWHPGMLIERMNLTTPFLGDLVTFTDPTSRFTYVNYLHEHNRLYQFYFFNKFQIPRQEYNHYLQWVADQLEQLNFGYEVVDVIDHEEATEPHYEVVVEETSTQKRSSYFTKNITMATGSEPLVMDTMTGHPKEDVLHTERYMYEKENLVESPHITIVGSGQSAIEVLLDLLTEQENKEFQLTLFTLSSGLFQLEKAKFGQEYFSPDFVDYFHSLGFNQRLETLETLGTLRNGINPQTLMELYETLYHKTTGQKKQPVTIQPNTEVKRISRNNDKYVLHCHQWQIENSFDYESNKVILATGYKPHIPA, via the coding sequence ATGCCTGATAAATTGTACGATGTAATCGGGATTGGGATAGGCCCTTATAATCTTGGATTAGCTGCTCTTTTGGACATGACCCATGAACTTGATGGCTTATTTTTTGATAAGACGCCAACGTTTGAATGGCATCCCGGGATGTTAATTGAACGGATGAACTTGACCACCCCCTTTTTAGGAGACCTTGTCACATTCACTGACCCAACAAGCCGGTTCACTTACGTCAACTATTTACATGAACACAATCGTCTGTATCAGTTCTACTTTTTTAACAAGTTTCAGATTCCCCGTCAGGAATATAACCATTACCTGCAGTGGGTTGCCGATCAATTGGAACAGCTCAACTTCGGTTATGAGGTCGTCGATGTGATAGATCATGAAGAAGCCACGGAGCCTCACTATGAGGTGGTCGTGGAAGAAACTTCAACTCAAAAACGATCCTCATACTTCACAAAAAATATAACAATGGCAACTGGCAGCGAACCCTTGGTAATGGATACCATGACAGGACACCCAAAGGAGGATGTTTTACATACAGAACGATACATGTATGAAAAGGAAAACCTAGTTGAATCCCCTCACATTACAATAGTTGGTTCTGGTCAGAGTGCCATCGAGGTCCTCCTGGATCTGTTAACAGAACAGGAAAATAAAGAATTTCAATTGACGTTATTCACCCTTTCCAGCGGCCTATTTCAATTGGAGAAAGCCAAATTTGGCCAGGAGTATTTTTCGCCCGATTTTGTGGATTATTTTCATTCGCTTGGCTTTAATCAGCGCCTTGAAACATTGGAAACATTAGGAACGCTCAGAAATGGGATAAATCCACAAACATTGATGGAATTATACGAAACGCTTTACCATAAAACAACTGGCCAAAAGAAACAGCCGGTAACTATCCAGCCCAATACAGAGGTGAAGCGTATAAGCCGAAACAATGACAAGTATGTGTTGCACTGTCATCAATGGCAAATAGAAAATTCCTTTGACTATGAATCGAATAAGGTTATCCTGGCAACAGGCTATAAACCACATATTCCTGCATGA
- a CDS encoding Maf family protein — translation MKKLILASSSPRRQELLNQVKIPFTVRKPDVDESQINSKDPLEKVKQLAILKGKNTSIDHNDEVILSADTVVSYNQMIFEKPENKEEALQMITAFSGNEHDVFTGVMIRSLDNEIIFVERTKVEFWPLSKEEIDWYISTDEPYDKAGAYGIQSIGAMFVKQIIGDYYTVMGLPISRVVRELRSFSVYTDI, via the coding sequence ATGAAAAAACTTATCCTGGCATCATCGTCACCACGAAGGCAGGAACTCTTAAACCAGGTCAAGATTCCTTTTACTGTTCGAAAACCGGACGTAGATGAATCACAAATCAACTCAAAAGATCCACTGGAAAAAGTAAAACAATTAGCGATATTGAAAGGAAAAAACACCTCTATTGATCATAATGATGAAGTGATCTTATCCGCTGATACCGTTGTTTCCTATAATCAAATGATATTCGAAAAACCGGAGAATAAGGAAGAAGCTTTGCAAATGATTACCGCATTCAGTGGAAACGAACACGATGTTTTTACCGGTGTGATGATACGTTCCCTTGATAATGAAATTATATTTGTTGAACGTACAAAGGTTGAATTTTGGCCATTATCTAAAGAAGAAATTGATTGGTACATCTCCACAGATGAACCGTACGATAAGGCAGGAGCTTATGGAATCCAAAGTATCGGAGCAATGTTTGTTAAGCAAATTATCGGAGATTACTACACCGTTATGGGATTGCCTATTTCACGTGTGGTCAGGGAACTGAGAAGTTTTTCCGTATACACGGACATATAA
- a CDS encoding RNA-guided endonuclease InsQ/TnpB family protein encodes MLTYNKKVRLVVTKENRQLLDSQSRMCNWLYNQLLDAVEEDYRDGNAKRLLSGRNLRNEVPKIKKENPFLYKVHSSPLKNAALRLNDAYNRFFDEKLANQKPKYRSWKKKWFSLYYDEPKKGFKLVNSNKLSLTFGRLTDEEFKNAKKVDKKVKQSIHITVGIVEEVQLSETEEIKTLRITKDLDSYYAIFTIEDSKEIKQVNEQSFIVFDPNHKNLAVGLGSDGKSYELKSMNALLKYWDKRIDDIKSKRDKCEKLSKLVCTEKVTYFEPSKRWKRLNCALVKAELKRREQMKTLLFSYAHYFSKRYDAIYIGDYTPSPDVATYGTMRRAMLNQTPVGKFRSILNWVQAKNGKHYYKIDERDTTKTCCVCGHKEKKEPSIRSFTCVNCGTTLSRDINSTVNIGKKAKKRLPRAGYVGVESPMYTVWWDCKQAKIACGFTPSAGLGK; translated from the coding sequence ATGCTTACGTACAATAAAAAGGTTCGGTTGGTTGTTACTAAAGAAAACAGACAGCTGTTAGACTCCCAGTCCAGAATGTGCAATTGGCTGTATAATCAATTACTTGATGCGGTTGAGGAAGACTATCGAGATGGGAACGCGAAGAGGTTACTTTCCGGAAGAAATTTGCGTAATGAGGTACCCAAAATAAAAAAGGAAAACCCATTTTTATATAAAGTCCATTCATCTCCTTTAAAAAATGCGGCATTACGATTAAATGATGCCTACAACCGTTTTTTTGATGAAAAACTGGCCAATCAGAAGCCGAAGTATCGTTCCTGGAAAAAGAAATGGTTTTCGCTGTATTACGATGAGCCTAAGAAAGGGTTCAAATTAGTGAATTCCAATAAACTTTCCCTAACTTTTGGAAGGTTAACAGATGAGGAATTTAAAAATGCAAAGAAAGTAGATAAAAAAGTGAAACAATCTATTCACATCACAGTTGGAATTGTGGAGGAAGTCCAACTCAGCGAAACAGAAGAAATAAAAACGCTTCGCATTACAAAAGACCTGGATTCTTATTATGCCATTTTTACAATAGAAGACAGTAAGGAAATCAAGCAAGTGAATGAACAATCATTTATTGTGTTTGATCCAAATCATAAAAATCTGGCAGTGGGGCTTGGTAGTGATGGGAAGTCATACGAATTGAAATCGATGAATGCTTTACTGAAATATTGGGATAAACGCATTGATGACATTAAATCCAAACGGGACAAATGCGAAAAGTTAAGCAAGCTCGTATGTACTGAAAAGGTCACTTACTTTGAACCGAGCAAACGCTGGAAAAGACTCAATTGTGCTTTAGTGAAAGCTGAATTGAAGCGTCGAGAACAAATGAAGACGTTGTTATTTAGTTATGCACATTATTTTTCAAAGCGTTATGATGCCATTTACATTGGTGACTATACACCATCACCAGATGTTGCGACGTACGGAACGATGCGAAGGGCGATGTTAAATCAAACACCTGTCGGTAAATTTCGCAGTATTTTAAACTGGGTGCAAGCAAAAAATGGCAAGCATTATTATAAAATTGATGAACGTGATACAACGAAAACCTGTTGTGTTTGCGGTCATAAGGAGAAGAAAGAACCATCTATTCGCAGCTTTACATGTGTAAACTGCGGTACAACGCTTTCGCGAGATATCAACAGCACCGTTAATATCGGAAAGAAAGCCAAAAAGCGATTGCCACGCGCGGGCTACGTAGGTGTGGAATCCCCTATGTATACAGTTTGGTGGGATTGTAAACAGGCAAAGATTGCTTGTGGTTTCACTCCATCTGCTGGCCTCGGGAAGTAA
- a CDS encoding transposase, whose protein sequence is MHDEIDKMEDGEKVMELTISYEEKGRKEGKKEVAVEMLKKGFSIEFTAEVTKLEEDEIRMLKERI, encoded by the coding sequence TTGCATGATGAAATAGACAAAATGGAGGACGGTGAAAAAGTAATGGAACTTACGATTTCTTATGAGGAAAAAGGAAGAAAAGAAGGTAAGAAGGAAGTTGCCGTAGAGATGTTAAAGAAAGGCTTCTCAATTGAGTTTACAGCCGAGGTAACCAAACTTGAAGAGGATGAAATTAGGATGTTGAAGGAAAGAATATAG
- a CDS encoding C45 family autoproteolytic acyltransferase/hydolase produces the protein MSDFTVNIFQNRDSSYHIGLNLGKKIMGTAIPEKFETITRPEVDTENVKAIYQSFAPHLLDELEGLAEGAQVPWTRAAALFGGYDVPRPEALGCSAMLTGTYYVRNYDFSPALYDGYFSLIQPEEALATAGYNLQVIGRHDGVNQDGLVVGLHFVSNHGYMKGVSAWLAVRMVLDTCSSVSEAVRMLKEIPHAACYNFSLGDKAGKVAVVEASPNEVKVRHDEAFLTCVNHFQDESRQFKNRSLINNSLDRNTYLATKKENKMTMQEAFDHFRDIRSPLFYTDYENLFGTLHTFAYRYEDSKLLTAIAQSKQVLAIDFDEWVAGTDVPEERLQGTIEGHAAE, from the coding sequence ATGTCTGATTTCACAGTGAATATATTTCAGAATAGAGACAGTTCGTATCATATAGGATTGAATCTCGGAAAAAAGATTATGGGTACAGCAATTCCTGAAAAATTTGAAACGATTACCCGGCCGGAAGTTGATACCGAAAACGTGAAAGCAATCTATCAGTCGTTTGCACCGCATTTGCTGGATGAACTGGAAGGTTTGGCAGAAGGAGCACAAGTTCCTTGGACAAGGGCAGCTGCTTTATTTGGCGGCTATGATGTGCCAAGACCTGAAGCACTGGGTTGTTCGGCCATGCTGACAGGTACGTATTATGTGCGTAATTATGACTTTTCGCCGGCATTGTATGACGGGTATTTCAGTCTTATTCAGCCTGAGGAAGCTCTTGCCACGGCGGGATATAATCTTCAGGTGATTGGCAGACATGACGGTGTCAATCAGGATGGCCTTGTGGTTGGACTTCATTTCGTTAGCAACCACGGCTACATGAAAGGGGTATCTGCTTGGTTAGCAGTACGGATGGTCCTCGATACGTGTTCATCTGTGTCTGAGGCAGTCAGAATGCTGAAAGAGATTCCGCATGCCGCCTGCTACAATTTTTCACTGGGGGATAAAGCCGGGAAAGTTGCTGTTGTGGAGGCAAGTCCAAATGAGGTTAAGGTGCGACACGATGAAGCATTTCTAACGTGTGTTAATCATTTTCAGGACGAATCACGTCAGTTTAAAAACAGATCATTGATCAATAACTCCCTTGATCGGAATACGTATTTGGCAACAAAGAAAGAGAATAAAATGACAATGCAGGAAGCGTTTGATCATTTTCGGGATATACGATCACCGCTTTTTTATACAGACTATGAAAATCTGTTTGGAACCCTGCATACATTTGCTTACCGTTACGAGGATTCCAAGTTATTGACGGCAATCGCCCAAAGCAAACAGGTTCTGGCTATCGATTTTGATGAATGGGTTGCTGGGACAGATGTTCCGGAAGAGAGATTACAGGGTACGATTGAAGGTCATGCTGCGGAATAA
- a CDS encoding DUF4181 domain-containing protein, which yields MHPSYGPGPEFWGNLVILGATLLLVFFIFNTIMRKILRVERKKLFSQNHVNESHKKIDRYIWIASILTIIVSYFIFLFNYHNHYLIENYQWIFLAIGVVSALLQEAVRAVMEWKYKKGK from the coding sequence ATGCATCCAAGCTATGGACCGGGTCCGGAGTTTTGGGGTAATTTAGTCATCCTGGGTGCGACCTTGCTGTTGGTGTTCTTTATATTTAATACAATTATGCGAAAGATACTTCGTGTTGAGCGGAAAAAGTTGTTTTCACAGAACCATGTTAATGAATCCCATAAGAAAATCGACAGGTATATTTGGATAGCATCTATACTTACTATCATTGTTTCTTATTTTATCTTTCTATTCAATTACCATAATCACTATTTAATAGAGAACTATCAATGGATTTTTTTAGCTATTGGTGTTGTTTCAGCTTTACTTCAAGAAGCAGTTCGTGCAGTTATGGAATGGAAGTATAAAAAGGGAAAATGA
- a CDS encoding DUF4181 domain-containing protein, whose product MGTLGLVVFIFNTIIRKILYVERKKMFSDNHINEAHKKIDWFLRISFAISSIVFFHYFRS is encoded by the coding sequence ATGGGCACCCTGGGACTGGTCGTCTTTATTTTTAACACCATTATACGAAAAATACTTTACGTTGAACGGAAGAAAATGTTTTCCGATAACCATATTAATGAGGCGCATAAGAAAATAGATTGGTTTCTGAGGATATCTTTTGCAATTTCTTCAATTGTTTTTTTTCATTATTTTCGCAGCTAA
- a CDS encoding DUF4181 domain-containing protein, which produces MQFLQLFFFIIFAANYQMEYGSWVLMGISFFFLILQEIVRAVMEFKHKKGQNDYLFTIIQMVFVMVVMCVALASEGFGLFDLW; this is translated from the coding sequence TTGCAATTTCTTCAATTGTTTTTTTTCATTATTTTCGCAGCTAACTATCAGATGGAATATGGTTCATGGGTATTAATGGGTATTTCTTTTTTCTTTCTTATTCTACAGGAAATCGTTCGGGCAGTAATGGAATTCAAGCATAAAAAAGGACAGAATGATTATCTATTCACCATTATTCAAATGGTCTTCGTAATGGTTGTCATGTGCGTTGCCTTGGCGTCAGAAGGCTTTGGGCTGTTTGATTTGTGGTAA
- the coaW gene encoding type II pantothenate kinase: MNQTKIGIDAGGTLIKVASQENGAINYQSFPSRDIDEVCTWFTNSFDNPAVCITGGKSKVLAEKLNIPAKTVIEFDATTKGIQFLADQQKHDLGDSFLFVNVGTGTSIHHVNGGKQERVGGSGVGGGTLLGLAYLSTGIRNFEEIVQHAGNGDRENVDLKVKDIFEGTLPPISGDLTASNFGKTEAMLENSPEKADILASIIGLIGEVIVTISIQMAEQYNTEKIVYIGSSFRSNPLLQKLIEEYTRMIGKTPVFLQKGEYSGAVGALLSID; this comes from the coding sequence ATGAACCAGACAAAAATAGGTATTGATGCCGGTGGAACACTTATAAAAGTTGCTTCTCAGGAAAATGGAGCCATAAACTATCAATCATTTCCGTCACGTGATATTGATGAGGTCTGCACATGGTTTACCAATAGTTTTGATAATCCAGCAGTATGCATTACCGGTGGGAAAAGTAAAGTGCTGGCAGAAAAATTGAACATTCCAGCAAAAACAGTGATTGAATTTGATGCTACTACAAAAGGTATTCAGTTCCTGGCAGATCAGCAAAAACATGATCTTGGGGATTCTTTTCTATTTGTTAATGTTGGTACCGGAACATCAATTCATCATGTAAACGGTGGTAAACAGGAACGGGTTGGTGGATCTGGTGTTGGTGGCGGAACATTGCTTGGTCTTGCCTATCTTTCAACGGGTATCAGGAATTTTGAAGAAATAGTTCAGCATGCAGGAAATGGTGACAGAGAGAATGTGGATCTGAAAGTAAAAGATATTTTCGAAGGCACATTACCACCGATATCCGGTGATCTGACAGCAAGTAATTTTGGCAAGACAGAAGCGATGTTGGAAAACTCACCTGAAAAGGCAGATATATTAGCGTCCATCATTGGTTTGATTGGAGAAGTTATTGTCACTATCAGCATCCAAATGGCAGAACAATATAATACAGAAAAGATAGTATATATTGGTTCATCTTTTCGTTCGAATCCACTTTTGCAAAAACTTATAGAGGAATATACGAGAATGATAGGGAAGACACCAGTATTTCTTCAGAAAGGCGAGTATAGTGGTGCTGTCGGTGCGCTGTTGTCAATTGATTGA
- a CDS encoding ATPase yields MFVFTVSRPSPPFEWTLLIPILVVLIFSVILSVINRNKQKTDKGVKANYFRLSYRRKFVRTLWTVPVSLLLLIAALFLVQFSWTLKIIIIVLSVVAFALQASYNYIMWKRHEA; encoded by the coding sequence TTGTTTGTTTTTACAGTATCTCGCCCAAGTCCACCATTCGAATGGACGTTGCTGATTCCAATATTGGTCGTCCTGATTTTTTCAGTTATTTTGTCAGTAATAAATCGGAATAAACAAAAAACAGACAAGGGAGTTAAAGCGAATTATTTTCGATTAAGTTATCGGAGAAAGTTTGTCCGTACCCTTTGGACAGTTCCAGTCAGCTTGTTATTGTTGATTGCTGCATTATTTCTTGTGCAATTTTCATGGACATTAAAAATTATTATAATAGTATTATCTGTTGTCGCTTTTGCACTGCAGGCCAGCTATAATTATATCATGTGGAAACGACATGAAGCTTAA
- a CDS encoding D-alanyl-D-alanine carboxypeptidase family protein, which translates to MSFKKLCLLFAAALVCLILASCSNGEQTASNESSTKQAKVENNTESDQSDKKEKESDNRDDSPKTNDKGKSGNNNNDKEESKQNKQSGNDNKEKLLPEGILEHGDSGPKIKKLQQALNKIGYSLSINSEFDWTMVWVVKDFQAQLSALETDGIYGSKTRGYIQKAINGDIGINPGSGMAKNTEQNDNAKKNKTNNQQSQIVSDPSSILVLVNKNNRLPADYVPENLVVPDVRFPFDADLPKRQMRQVAANALEDMFRAADKDGVDLFAQSGYRSYDRQEAIFAANASEHGREAANQFSAQAGESEHQTGLTMDVTSPDINYRLITDFANTDEGQWIKKHAREYGFIVRYPKGKTEITDYQYEPWHLRYVGGKAANAIDRMNITLEEYLGAAK; encoded by the coding sequence ATGTCATTTAAAAAATTATGTTTGCTGTTTGCCGCAGCCCTTGTTTGTCTGATTTTGGCATCCTGCAGTAATGGCGAACAAACTGCAAGCAATGAGAGCAGCACAAAGCAGGCCAAAGTAGAAAATAATACAGAGTCAGATCAGTCAGACAAGAAGGAGAAAGAATCCGATAACCGGGATGATTCCCCTAAAACGAATGACAAAGGTAAAAGCGGAAATAACAACAATGATAAAGAGGAATCTAAACAAAACAAGCAGTCCGGGAATGACAACAAAGAGAAGCTGCTCCCTGAAGGCATACTTGAGCATGGTGACAGTGGTCCTAAAATAAAAAAATTGCAACAGGCATTAAATAAGATAGGATATTCTTTATCAATTAACAGTGAGTTCGACTGGACGATGGTTTGGGTAGTAAAAGACTTTCAGGCACAGTTGTCAGCACTGGAAACCGATGGTATTTATGGGTCAAAAACGAGAGGATACATTCAAAAAGCTATTAATGGAGACATCGGAATAAATCCAGGAAGCGGTATGGCAAAGAATACCGAACAGAACGACAACGCAAAGAAAAATAAAACAAATAACCAGCAATCCCAGATTGTTTCCGATCCGTCAAGTATTTTAGTACTCGTAAATAAAAATAATCGGCTGCCGGCGGATTACGTCCCTGAAAATCTGGTTGTACCTGATGTCCGCTTTCCGTTTGATGCTGATCTGCCAAAAAGGCAAATGCGCCAGGTTGCAGCAAATGCACTCGAAGATATGTTTCGTGCTGCCGACAAGGATGGAGTTGATCTCTTTGCCCAATCAGGTTACCGTTCCTATGACCGTCAGGAAGCCATCTTTGCTGCAAATGCAAGTGAACACGGCAGGGAAGCCGCTAATCAGTTCAGTGCCCAGGCAGGTGAAAGCGAACACCAGACAGGACTTACTATGGACGTAACGAGTCCCGACATCAATTATCGTTTAATTACGGATTTCGCCAACACGGATGAAGGGCAATGGATAAAGAAACATGCCAGGGAATACGGCTTCATTGTACGCTATCCGAAAGGGAAAACGGAAATAACCGATTATCAATATGAACCGTGGCACCTGCGTTATGTTGGAGGAAAGGCTGCCAATGCAATCGACCGTATGAATATTACGCTTGAGGAATATTTAGGAGCTGCTAAATGA